In one Pseudomonas sp. Bout1 genomic region, the following are encoded:
- the nuoL gene encoding NADH-quinone oxidoreductase subunit L, with the protein MNMIFLTFVFPLIGFLLLSFSRGRWSENLSALIGVGSIGLSAIVAAYVIWQFNVAPPEGGHYTLVLWQWMSVEGFKPNFALYVDGLSITMLGVVVGVGFLIHLFASWYMRGEAGYSRFFAYTNLFIASMLFLVLGDNLLFLYFGWEGVGLCSYLLIGFYYSNRNNGNAALKAFIVTRIGDVFMAIGLFILFQQVGTLNIQELLVLAPQKFQVGDFWITLATLMLLGGAVGKSAQLPLQTWLADAMAGPTPVSALIHAATMVTAGVYLIARTHGLFTLAPEILHLVGLVGGVTLVLAGFAALVQTDIKRILAYSTMSQIGYMFLALGVGAWDGAIFHLMTHAFFKALLFLASGAVIVACHHEQNIFKMGGLWKKLPLAYASFIVGGAALSALPLVTAGFYSKDEILWEAFASGNHGLLYAGLVGAFMTSLYTFRLIFITFHGEAKTEAHAGHGISHWLPLSVLIVLSTFVGAMITPPLAGVLPESAGHAGGAAKHSLEIASGAIAIAGILLAALLFLGKRRFVTAVANSGIGRFLSAWWFAAWGFDWIYDKLFVKPYLAISHVLRKDPLDQTIGLIPRAAKAGHTALSRSETGQLRWYAASMAAGAVLVIGAIVVVAV; encoded by the coding sequence ATGAACATGATCTTTCTGACTTTCGTATTTCCCCTGATCGGTTTCCTGCTGCTGTCGTTCTCCCGTGGACGCTGGTCGGAAAACCTCTCGGCCTTGATCGGCGTGGGTTCCATTGGCCTGTCGGCGATTGTCGCCGCCTACGTCATCTGGCAATTCAATGTCGCACCGCCTGAAGGCGGTCACTACACCCTGGTGCTGTGGCAGTGGATGTCGGTGGAGGGCTTCAAGCCCAACTTCGCCCTCTACGTCGACGGCCTGTCGATCACCATGCTGGGCGTGGTGGTGGGTGTAGGCTTCCTGATCCACCTGTTCGCGTCCTGGTACATGCGCGGTGAGGCGGGTTACTCGCGCTTCTTCGCCTACACCAACCTGTTTATCGCCAGCATGCTGTTCCTGGTGCTCGGCGATAACCTGTTGTTCCTGTACTTCGGCTGGGAAGGCGTGGGCCTGTGCTCGTACCTGTTGATCGGTTTCTACTACAGCAACCGCAACAACGGTAACGCAGCCCTCAAAGCCTTTATCGTGACCCGGATCGGCGACGTGTTCATGGCCATCGGCCTGTTCATCCTGTTCCAACAAGTGGGCACGCTGAACATCCAGGAACTGCTGGTGCTGGCACCGCAGAAATTCCAGGTCGGCGACTTCTGGATCACCCTGGCGACCCTGATGCTGCTGGGTGGCGCTGTCGGTAAATCGGCACAACTGCCGCTGCAAACCTGGCTGGCGGATGCAATGGCCGGTCCTACCCCGGTGTCGGCACTGATCCACGCCGCCACCATGGTGACCGCCGGTGTCTACCTGATCGCCCGTACCCACGGCCTGTTCACCCTGGCGCCGGAGATTCTGCACCTGGTGGGCCTGGTGGGTGGCGTGACCCTGGTACTGGCAGGTTTTGCGGCCCTGGTTCAGACCGACATCAAGCGTATCCTCGCCTACTCGACCATGAGCCAGATCGGCTACATGTTCCTGGCCCTGGGCGTTGGTGCCTGGGACGGCGCGATCTTCCACCTGATGACCCACGCCTTCTTCAAGGCCCTGCTGTTCCTTGCTTCCGGTGCGGTGATCGTTGCCTGCCACCACGAGCAGAACATCTTCAAGATGGGCGGCCTGTGGAAAAAACTGCCGTTGGCCTACGCCAGCTTCATCGTCGGCGGCGCGGCGTTGTCGGCCCTGCCACTGGTGACCGCAGGTTTCTACTCCAAGGACGAAATCCTCTGGGAAGCCTTTGCCAGCGGTAACCACGGCCTGCTGTACGCCGGCCTGGTAGGTGCGTTCATGACCTCGCTGTACACCTTCCGCCTGATCTTCATCACGTTCCACGGTGAAGCCAAGACTGAAGCGCATGCAGGCCATGGCATTTCCCACTGGCTGCCGCTGTCGGTGCTGATCGTCCTGTCGACCTTCGTCGGCGCCATGATCACCCCACCGCTGGCCGGTGTACTGCCAGAAAGCGCCGGCCATGCCGGCGGCGCTGCCAAGCACAGCCTGGAAATCGCCTCGGGCGCCATCGCCATCGCCGGTATCCTGCTGGCGGCACTGTTGTTCCTTGGCAAGCGTCGCTTCGTGACGGCCGTGGCCAACAGCGGCATTGGTCGCTTCCTGTCGGCCTGGTGGTTCGCCGCGTGGGGCTTCGACTGGATCTACGACAAACTGTTCGTCAAGCCCTACCTCGCCATCAGCCACGTACTGCGCAAAGACCCGCTCGACCAGACCATCGGTTTGATCCCGCGTGCCGCCAAGGCCGGTCACACCGCCCTGAGCCGCAGCGAGACCGGCCAATTGCGCTGGTACGCGGCTTCCATGGCGGCGGGTGCCGTGCTGGTGATCGGCGCCATCGTTGTGGTAGCGGTCTGA
- a CDS encoding PepSY domain-containing protein, producing MKTLTALIASSIITLTAGVAQARDLGPDEALKLRDAGTIVSFEKLNATALAKHPGATVHETELEEEYGKYLYQVELRDAQGVEWDLELDAVTGAVLKDHQDT from the coding sequence ATGAAAACCCTCACAGCCTTGATCGCCAGCAGTATCATCACCCTCACCGCGGGTGTCGCCCAGGCTCGCGACTTGGGGCCGGACGAAGCACTGAAGTTGCGCGACGCTGGTACCATCGTGTCCTTCGAGAAGCTCAATGCCACGGCCCTGGCCAAACATCCTGGCGCCACCGTTCATGAAACCGAGCTTGAAGAGGAATACGGCAAATACCTTTATCAGGTTGAACTGCGTGACGCCCAGGGCGTTGAGTGGGACCTGGAACTGGACGCCGTCACTGGGGCTGTCCTCAAGGATCATCAGGATACGTAA
- a CDS encoding PepSY domain-containing protein: MKVNLRTSAQMALVLLAFCSGLAARDLGPDEALRLRQKGVIAPLEHLLGPAFERYPGAKLLDAELEEHKDRPVRYIYEIELLTVEGVVREIELDANTGQLLKDKEDD; this comes from the coding sequence ATGAAGGTAAATCTGCGCACCAGCGCTCAAATGGCACTGGTGCTCCTGGCATTTTGCTCAGGCCTGGCTGCTCGGGACCTGGGCCCGGACGAAGCGCTGCGCCTGCGCCAGAAGGGCGTGATCGCGCCGCTTGAACATCTGCTGGGCCCCGCGTTCGAGCGCTACCCGGGCGCCAAGCTGCTCGACGCCGAGCTTGAAGAGCACAAGGATCGCCCTGTGCGTTATATCTATGAAATCGAACTGTTGACGGTGGAAGGCGTGGTGCGTGAGATCGAACTCGACGCCAACACCGGCCAACTGCTCAAAGACAAGGAAGACGACTGA
- a CDS encoding sensor histidine kinase yields the protein MKSIQRRLSLGLISVMVIVGLVLAQTSLWLFEMGLQRYLESGLRNDSENLLVALVRGPAGVQLDEQRLSPAYQRPFSGHYFRIDFADTHWRSRSLWDQELPQLPQAGLKGNLQLGPEGQQLLVLRSDYKRFGQSISISVAQDYTPVRESFRLMRQIGLVLGLAALLLILILQRVTVRRALRPLETARNQIAQLQQGQRSQLDTQVPVELEPLVAQINHLLAHTEDSLKRSRNALGNLGHALKTPLAVLLSVASSEQLKDHPQLSKLLREQLEQVQQRLNRELNRARLAGETLPGALFDCDGELPGLLATLNMIHGEHLDLSYRVRPGLQLPWDREDLLELLGNLLDNACKWADAEIVLSIGETAEGFRLAVEDDGPGIPESQRDQVFSRGTRLDEQTDGHGLGLGIVRDIVEVWGGVLLLQESELGGLKVVIDLPRRH from the coding sequence ATGAAGTCGATCCAGCGGCGCCTGAGCCTGGGGCTGATCAGCGTGATGGTGATCGTCGGCCTGGTGCTGGCGCAGACCAGCCTGTGGCTGTTCGAAATGGGCCTGCAGCGCTACCTGGAATCGGGCTTGCGCAACGACAGTGAGAACCTGCTGGTAGCGCTTGTGCGTGGGCCAGCGGGTGTGCAGCTGGATGAGCAACGGCTGTCGCCGGCCTACCAACGGCCGTTTTCCGGGCACTATTTTCGTATCGACTTTGCCGACACACACTGGCGTTCGCGCTCGTTATGGGACCAGGAACTGCCACAGCTGCCCCAGGCCGGGCTCAAGGGCAACCTGCAATTGGGCCCGGAGGGCCAACAGTTGCTGGTGTTGCGTTCGGACTACAAACGCTTCGGCCAGTCGATTTCCATCAGCGTGGCCCAGGACTACACCCCGGTCAGGGAAAGCTTTCGCCTGATGCGCCAGATTGGCCTGGTGCTGGGGCTGGCGGCGCTGTTACTGATCCTGATCCTGCAGCGGGTCACCGTGCGCCGCGCCTTGCGCCCGCTGGAGACTGCGCGTAACCAGATCGCCCAACTGCAACAAGGCCAGCGCTCGCAACTGGACACCCAGGTCCCGGTGGAACTGGAACCGCTGGTGGCGCAGATCAACCATTTGCTGGCCCACACCGAAGACAGCCTCAAGCGCTCACGCAATGCCTTGGGCAACCTCGGCCATGCCTTGAAAACCCCATTGGCGGTGCTGTTGAGCGTGGCGTCCAGCGAGCAGCTCAAGGACCACCCGCAGTTGAGCAAGTTGCTGCGCGAACAGTTGGAGCAGGTGCAGCAACGGCTTAACCGCGAACTCAATCGTGCCCGCCTGGCCGGCGAGACGCTGCCCGGCGCCCTGTTTGACTGCGATGGCGAGTTGCCGGGCCTGCTGGCGACCTTGAACATGATCCATGGCGAACATCTGGATTTGAGTTACCGCGTACGCCCCGGTTTGCAATTGCCGTGGGACCGCGAGGACCTGCTGGAGCTGTTGGGCAACCTGCTGGATAACGCCTGCAAATGGGCGGATGCGGAGATCGTGTTGAGCATCGGCGAAACCGCCGAAGGCTTTCGGCTGGCGGTGGAAGATGACGGGCCGGGAATTCCCGAGAGCCAGCGCGACCAGGTCTTCAGCCGAGGCACACGGCTGGATGAGCAGACTGACGGCCATGGGCTGGGACTGGGGATCGTGCGGGATATCGTCGAGGTGTGGGGCGGGGTGCTGCTGTTGCAGGAGAGCGAGCTGGGCGGGTTAAAGGTAGTTATCGACCTGCCACGCCGCCATTGA
- a CDS encoding methyl-accepting chemotaxis protein has protein sequence MTSQLTGLVSQVAEQANRSEKAMERQRHETDQVATAINEMSSAAHEVARSAQGAAVAAQQTDAEGQAAKKVVDASIAQIHALVNDIRSSGVSLDSLQQDVSSIVSVLGVIRSIAEQTNLLALNAAIEAARAGEAGRGFAVVADEVRALASRTQQSTQEIQGMIDRLQKGTEAAVESMRRSSDAGDGTSAQANEAGASLDTIAQLIGTINSMNAQIASAAEEQTAVAEEINRSVHQIAVAVDSVADETQQGAQTSRSLADLGQRLGQLVGQFRI, from the coding sequence ATGACCTCCCAGCTTACCGGCCTCGTAAGCCAGGTCGCCGAGCAAGCCAATCGCTCGGAAAAAGCCATGGAGCGCCAGCGTCACGAGACGGACCAGGTGGCGACCGCGATCAACGAAATGTCTTCTGCTGCCCACGAAGTGGCGCGCAGTGCCCAAGGCGCGGCGGTGGCGGCGCAACAGACCGACGCCGAAGGTCAGGCCGCGAAAAAAGTCGTGGACGCCAGCATCGCGCAGATTCATGCGCTGGTGAACGACATCCGCAGCAGCGGTGTGTCCCTGGACAGCTTGCAGCAGGACGTGTCATCGATTGTCAGCGTGTTGGGGGTGATCCGCTCGATCGCCGAGCAGACCAACTTGCTTGCCCTCAACGCCGCCATTGAAGCCGCGCGGGCAGGGGAGGCCGGCCGTGGTTTTGCCGTAGTTGCTGACGAAGTACGGGCTTTGGCCAGCCGTACCCAGCAAAGCACCCAGGAAATCCAAGGCATGATCGACCGCCTGCAGAAAGGCACCGAAGCCGCCGTGGAATCCATGCGCCGCTCCAGTGATGCCGGCGACGGCACGTCCGCCCAGGCCAATGAAGCGGGTGCGTCCCTGGACACCATCGCGCAGTTGATCGGCACCATCAACTCGATGAACGCGCAAATCGCCAGCGCCGCCGAAGAACAAACCGCCGTGGCCGAAGAGATCAACCGCAGCGTGCATCAGATCGCGGTGGCGGTGGACAGCGTGGCGGATGAAACCCAACAGGGCGCCCAGACCTCCCGCAGCCTGGCAGACCTGGGGCAGCGGTTGGGGCAGTTGGTGGGGCAGTTCAGGATTTGA
- a CDS encoding Na+/H+ antiporter family protein: MNAVIAAVGTMLVLSLSRVHVVIAIIVGALVGGLTGGLGIDATLKAFNSGLGGGATVALSYALLGAFAVAIAKSGLAHALADKALLLVDRQEATGGSHVKWLLIGLLWVVAIASQNILPIHIAFIPLLVPPLLYVLTKLQLDRRLIACVMTFGLITPYMFLPVGFGNIFLNQILLANVAKSGVDISQVNVTHAMGLPALGMVVGLLVAVFISYRKKRVYDLEKIERVEQVAVQYNPLTLLVAGLAIASAFIIQLWLDSMIIGALAGFLIFSVSGIVRWRDTDDLFTEGMKMMAMIGFIMIASSGFAEVLKATGEVQTLVQASAAFIGHSRGVGALLMLLVGLLVTMGIGSSFSTVPILAAIFVPLCVQLGFSPLAIVCIVGTAGALGDAGSPASDSTLGPTSGLNIDGQHHHIWDTVVPTFLHYNIPLLAFGWFAAMTL, encoded by the coding sequence ATTAATGCAGTAATCGCCGCGGTCGGCACCATGCTGGTGCTCAGTCTGTCCCGCGTGCATGTGGTGATCGCGATCATTGTCGGCGCCCTGGTGGGTGGCCTGACCGGCGGCCTGGGCATCGACGCAACGCTCAAGGCGTTCAACAGCGGCCTGGGCGGCGGTGCCACGGTGGCGTTGTCCTATGCGCTGCTCGGCGCCTTCGCCGTGGCGATTGCCAAGTCCGGCCTGGCCCATGCGCTGGCGGACAAAGCCCTGCTGCTGGTAGATCGCCAGGAAGCCACGGGCGGCAGCCACGTCAAGTGGCTGTTGATCGGCTTGCTCTGGGTGGTCGCAATCGCCTCGCAGAACATCCTGCCTATCCACATTGCGTTTATCCCATTGTTGGTACCGCCACTTTTATACGTGCTGACCAAGCTGCAACTGGACCGCCGGTTGATAGCCTGCGTCATGACCTTCGGCCTGATCACGCCCTACATGTTTCTGCCGGTGGGCTTCGGCAACATCTTCCTGAACCAGATCCTGCTGGCCAACGTGGCCAAGAGCGGTGTCGACATCAGCCAGGTCAACGTCACCCATGCCATGGGCCTCCCGGCGCTGGGCATGGTGGTCGGCCTGCTGGTGGCGGTGTTTATCAGCTACCGCAAGAAGCGTGTCTACGACCTGGAGAAGATCGAGCGGGTCGAGCAGGTGGCGGTGCAATACAACCCGCTCACATTGCTGGTGGCCGGCCTGGCGATTGCCTCGGCGTTCATCATCCAGCTGTGGCTGGACTCGATGATCATCGGCGCCCTGGCCGGGTTCCTGATCTTTTCGGTGTCGGGCATCGTGCGTTGGCGCGACACCGATGACCTGTTTACCGAAGGCATGAAGATGATGGCGATGATCGGCTTCATCATGATCGCTTCGTCGGGTTTTGCCGAAGTGCTCAAGGCCACCGGCGAAGTGCAGACACTCGTGCAAGCTTCGGCGGCGTTTATCGGCCATAGCCGCGGTGTGGGCGCGTTGCTGATGCTGCTGGTGGGTTTGCTGGTGACCATGGGCATCGGCTCGTCGTTTTCCACGGTGCCGATCCTGGCGGCGATCTTTGTGCCGCTGTGCGTGCAGCTGGGCTTCAGCCCGCTGGCTATCGTGTGCATCGTCGGCACCGCCGGGGCGCTGGGCGATGCCGGCTCACCAGCGTCGGACTCCACCCTGGGCCCGACCTCGGGTTTGAACATCGACGGCCAACACCATCATATTTGGGACACCGTGGTGCCCACCTTCCTGCATTACAACATTCCGCTGCTGGCGTTTGGCTGGTTTGCCGCAATGACCCTCTGA
- the nuoM gene encoding NADH-quinone oxidoreductase subunit M: protein MILPWLILIPFIGGLLCWMGERFGATLPRWIALLTMSLELALGLWLWAHGDYSFAPAPGVDPTFALEFKHVWIQRFGINVHLALDGLSLLMILLTGLLGILSVLCSWKEIQRHVGFFHLNLMWILGGVVGVFLALDLFMFFFFWEMMLVPMYFLIALWGHSSSDGKKTRIYAATKFFIFTQASGLIMLVAILGLVLVNFNSTGVITFNYADLLKTKMSLTTEYILMLGFFIAFAVKLPVVPFHSWLPDAHAQAPTAGSVDLAGILLKTAAYGLLRFALPLFPNASAEFAPIAMTLGLIGIFYGAFLAFAQTDIKRLIAFSSVSHMGFVLIGIYSGSQLALQGAVIQMLAHGVSAAALFILSGQLYERLHTRDMREMGGVWSRIAYLPAISLFFAAASLGLPGTGNFIGEFLILMGAFVHTPWISAIATSGLVFGSVYSLIMIHRAYFGPAKSDTVLHGMDGRELIMVLGLAVLLVFIGVYPQPFLDTSAATMHGVQQWFSTAFTQLASAR, encoded by the coding sequence ATGATTCTGCCCTGGCTAATCCTGATCCCCTTTATCGGCGGCCTGCTCTGCTGGATGGGTGAACGCTTCGGCGCCACCCTGCCCCGCTGGATTGCGTTGCTGACCATGTCCCTGGAACTCGCACTCGGCCTCTGGCTGTGGGCCCATGGCGACTATTCATTTGCTCCGGCACCGGGTGTCGATCCAACTTTCGCGCTTGAATTCAAGCACGTGTGGATCCAGCGCTTCGGCATCAACGTGCACCTGGCCCTCGACGGCCTGTCGCTGTTGATGATCCTGCTGACCGGCCTGCTGGGTATCCTCTCGGTACTCTGCTCCTGGAAAGAAATTCAGCGTCACGTGGGTTTCTTCCACTTGAACCTGATGTGGATTTTGGGCGGTGTTGTCGGCGTGTTCCTTGCGCTGGACCTGTTCATGTTCTTCTTCTTCTGGGAAATGATGCTGGTGCCGATGTACTTCCTCATCGCGCTCTGGGGTCACAGTTCTTCGGACGGCAAGAAAACCCGGATCTACGCGGCGACCAAGTTCTTCATCTTCACCCAGGCTTCCGGCCTGATCATGTTGGTGGCGATCCTGGGTCTGGTACTGGTCAACTTCAACAGCACGGGCGTGATCACTTTCAACTACGCCGACCTGTTGAAAACCAAGATGTCCCTGACCACCGAGTACATCCTGATGCTGGGCTTCTTCATCGCGTTCGCGGTGAAGCTGCCGGTGGTGCCGTTCCACTCCTGGCTGCCTGACGCTCACGCCCAGGCGCCGACCGCAGGTTCCGTGGACCTGGCCGGTATCCTGTTGAAGACGGCGGCCTACGGCCTGCTGCGTTTCGCCCTGCCGCTGTTCCCGAATGCCTCGGCCGAGTTTGCGCCGATCGCCATGACCCTCGGTCTGATCGGGATCTTCTACGGTGCGTTCCTGGCCTTTGCCCAAACCGATATCAAGCGTCTGATTGCCTTCTCGTCCGTTTCCCACATGGGTTTCGTCCTGATCGGCATCTACTCCGGTAGCCAACTGGCGCTGCAAGGCGCGGTGATCCAGATGCTGGCTCACGGTGTGTCGGCAGCAGCACTGTTTATCCTCAGTGGCCAGCTGTACGAGCGCCTGCACACCCGTGACATGCGTGAGATGGGTGGCGTGTGGTCGCGTATTGCCTACTTGCCGGCCATCAGCCTGTTCTTCGCCGCCGCATCGCTGGGCTTACCGGGTACCGGTAACTTCATCGGCGAGTTCCTGATCCTGATGGGTGCCTTCGTGCATACACCGTGGATCAGTGCGATCGCGACTTCAGGCCTGGTGTTCGGTTCGGTCTACTCGCTGATCATGATCCACCGTGCGTACTTCGGCCCGGCCAAGTCCGACACCGTGTTGCACGGCATGGACGGTCGCGAACTGATCATGGTGCTCGGCCTGGCGGTACTGCTGGTGTTCATCGGCGTGTACCCGCAACCGTTCCTGGATACCTCTGCCGCAACGATGCATGGCGTGCAGCAATGGTTCAGCACCGCCTTCACTCAACTCGCTTCGGCCCGGTAA
- a CDS encoding response regulator transcription factor has product MRLLLVEDHVPLADELMAGLNRQGYAVDWLADGRDAVYQGRSEPYDLIILDLGLPGLPGLEVLTQWRAAGLATPVLILTARDSWAERIEGLKAGADDYLSKPFHPEELHLRIQALLRRSHGQANQPTLQAAGLHLDEGRQCVMRDGEEIQLTAAEFRLLRYFMLHPEQILSKSHLAEHLYDGETERDSNVLEVHVNHLRRKLGRSVIETRRGQGYRFGASPA; this is encoded by the coding sequence ATGCGCCTGCTCCTGGTGGAAGACCACGTACCCCTGGCCGACGAACTGATGGCCGGCCTCAACCGCCAGGGTTATGCGGTGGACTGGCTGGCGGACGGGCGCGATGCGGTGTACCAGGGGCGCAGCGAACCCTACGACCTGATCATCCTCGACCTCGGCCTGCCGGGTTTGCCGGGGCTTGAGGTATTGACGCAGTGGCGCGCCGCTGGCCTGGCCACGCCGGTGCTGATCCTCACCGCCCGCGACTCCTGGGCCGAACGCATCGAAGGGCTCAAGGCCGGGGCCGATGATTACCTGAGCAAGCCGTTCCATCCCGAGGAGCTGCACCTGCGTATCCAGGCGTTGCTGCGGCGCTCCCATGGCCAGGCCAATCAGCCCACCTTGCAAGCCGCCGGCTTGCACCTGGACGAAGGCCGCCAATGCGTGATGCGTGACGGCGAGGAGATCCAGCTGACCGCCGCCGAGTTTCGGTTGTTGCGTTACTTCATGCTGCACCCCGAGCAAATCCTTTCAAAAAGCCACTTGGCCGAGCACTTGTACGATGGCGAGACCGAGCGTGATTCCAATGTGCTGGAAGTGCACGTCAATCACCTGCGCCGCAAGTTGGGCCGCAGCGTGATCGAGACCCGGCGCGGCCAGGGTTACCGGTTTGGCGCCAGCCCTGCATGA
- the nuoN gene encoding NADH-quinone oxidoreductase subunit NuoN, with product MEFTIQHFIALAPLLISSLTVVVVMLAIAWRRNHSQTFLISVAGLNLALLSIIPALKVAPLAVTPLLMVDDFALLYIALILVATLACVTLAHAYLGEGGTGYPGNKEELYLLILLAATGGIVLVSAQHLAGLFIGLELLSIPVYGLVAYAFFNKRSLEAGIKYMVLSAAGSAFLLFGMALLYAEAGSLSFSGIGHALAASGSPAPIAQLGLAMMLIGLAFKLSLVPFHLWTPDVYEGAPAPVAAFLATASKVAVFAVMVRLFQISPAANTGVLSNVLTIIAIASILFGNLLALTQNNLKRLLGYSSIAHFGYLLIALVASKGLAMEAIGVYLVTYVITSLGAFGVITLMSSPYKGRDADALYEYRGLFWRRPYLTAVLTVMMLSLAGIPLTAGFIGKFYIVATGVEAHEWWLVASLVLGSAIGVFYYLRVMVTLYLIEPNLRRVDAELHWEQKAGGVMLLAIALLAFFLGVYPQPLLTLVQHAVMAG from the coding sequence ATGGAATTCACGATCCAACACTTTATCGCGCTTGCGCCGCTGCTGATCTCCAGCCTCACCGTTGTGGTGGTGATGCTGGCGATCGCATGGCGGCGCAACCACTCCCAGACCTTCCTGATTTCCGTGGCAGGTTTGAACCTGGCCTTGCTGTCGATTATCCCGGCACTCAAGGTCGCACCGCTGGCGGTGACGCCGCTGTTGATGGTCGATGACTTCGCGCTGCTGTATATCGCGCTGATCCTCGTGGCCACCCTGGCCTGCGTCACCCTCGCCCACGCCTACCTCGGCGAAGGCGGCACCGGTTACCCAGGCAACAAGGAAGAGCTGTACCTGCTGATCCTGCTGGCTGCGACCGGCGGTATCGTGCTGGTCAGCGCCCAGCACCTGGCCGGCTTGTTCATCGGCCTGGAACTGCTGTCGATCCCGGTCTACGGCCTGGTGGCGTATGCCTTCTTCAACAAGCGCTCCCTGGAAGCCGGCATCAAGTACATGGTGCTGTCGGCAGCCGGTTCAGCGTTCCTGTTGTTCGGTATGGCCCTGCTCTACGCAGAAGCCGGCAGCCTGAGCTTCAGCGGTATCGGTCACGCCCTGGCAGCCTCCGGCAGCCCTGCGCCAATCGCCCAATTGGGCCTGGCCATGATGCTGATCGGCCTGGCGTTCAAGCTGTCGCTGGTGCCGTTCCACCTGTGGACCCCGGACGTGTACGAAGGCGCCCCGGCGCCGGTGGCCGCGTTCCTGGCTACCGCGTCGAAAGTCGCCGTGTTTGCCGTGATGGTGCGTCTGTTCCAGATCTCGCCGGCGGCCAACACTGGTGTACTCAGCAACGTGCTGACCATCATCGCGATCGCCTCGATCCTGTTCGGTAACCTGCTGGCGCTGACCCAGAACAACCTCAAGCGTCTGCTGGGTTATTCGTCGATCGCACACTTCGGCTACCTGCTGATCGCCCTGGTGGCGAGCAAGGGCCTGGCGATGGAAGCCATCGGCGTGTACCTGGTCACCTACGTCATCACCAGCCTGGGTGCATTCGGTGTGATCACACTGATGTCCTCGCCTTACAAAGGCCGTGACGCCGACGCCCTGTACGAATACCGCGGCCTGTTCTGGCGCCGTCCGTACCTGACCGCCGTACTGACCGTGATGATGCTGTCCCTGGCCGGTATCCCGCTGACCGCCGGCTTCATCGGCAAGTTCTACATCGTGGCAACCGGTGTCGAGGCTCACGAATGGTGGTTGGTGGCTTCCCTGGTACTGGGCAGCGCCATCGGCGTTTTCTACTACCTGCGCGTGATGGTCACCTTGTACCTGATCGAGCCAAACCTGCGCCGTGTGGACGCCGAGTTGCACTGGGAACAGAAAGCAGGCGGCGTGATGCTGCTGGCAATCGCCCTGCTGGCGTTCTTCCTGGGTGTTTACCCACAACCGTTGCTCACCCTGGTGCAGCATGCGGTGATGGCGGGTTGA
- a CDS encoding methyl-accepting chemotaxis protein encodes MEQQYRQVDQVATASHEMSATAQDVARSAAQAAQAARDADQATREGLRVIDRTTTSIGHLAADMSTAMSQVEGLAANSEKIGSVLEVIRAIAEQTNLLALNAAIEAARAGEAGRGFAVVADEVRNLARRTQESVEETRLVIEQLQSGTQDVVGSMSNSHRQAQGSVEQVGQAVTALRQIGDAVTVISDMNLQIASAAEEQSAVAEEINNNVATIRDVTESLSEQANESARVSQALNSLANQQQGLMDQFRV; translated from the coding sequence ATGGAGCAGCAGTACCGCCAGGTCGACCAGGTGGCCACCGCCTCCCACGAGATGAGCGCCACCGCCCAGGACGTCGCCCGCAGCGCAGCGCAAGCCGCCCAGGCTGCCCGCGATGCTGACCAGGCCACGCGTGAAGGCTTGAGGGTGATCGACCGCACCACCACCAGCATCGGCCACCTCGCAGCAGATATGAGTACGGCGATGAGCCAGGTTGAAGGACTGGCGGCCAACAGCGAGAAAATCGGTTCGGTACTGGAAGTGATTCGTGCGATTGCCGAGCAGACCAACCTGCTGGCACTGAACGCCGCCATCGAAGCCGCCCGCGCGGGTGAAGCCGGTCGTGGTTTCGCCGTGGTCGCCGACGAAGTGCGCAACCTGGCGCGGCGCACGCAAGAGTCGGTTGAAGAAACCCGCCTGGTGATCGAGCAATTGCAAAGCGGCACCCAGGACGTGGTCGGCTCGATGAGCAACAGCCATCGCCAGGCCCAGGGCAGCGTCGAACAGGTAGGCCAGGCCGTGACAGCGCTGCGCCAGATCGGCGATGCGGTGACGGTGATCAGCGACATGAACCTGCAAATCGCCAGCGCCGCCGAAGAGCAAAGTGCGGTGGCCGAGGAGATCAACAACAACGTAGCAACGATTCGGGATGTGACGGAGTCGTTGTCCGAGCAGGCGAATGAATCGGCGCGAGTCAGCCAGGCGTTGAACAGCTTGGCGAACCAGCAGCAGGGCCTGATGGATCAGTTCAGGGTTTGA